One window of the Chloroflexota bacterium genome contains the following:
- a CDS encoding ABC transporter substrate-binding protein, producing the protein MIGLSGMQPIGPTDSRAVRARSALAALLCVVLPLSAACAPAIPLPGAWAAPESPPRVYRVAVMTLGGPVWDGWTEGFRDGMRDLGYVEGRDLVVEDVPADSEDVQTTLATIARLRLEGVDAIVSAVLPHHLSVVAAAAAPIPMVEPLLNTPNVGAPPITSYAHPGGNLTGIIAIDVAQHARRLQLLKQVAPAVTRVIVLTPWDRPDDLPGWREIADMARFLHVDVERVQPTGPDDIEPALEGAVERGADGLLQYQGNPFGDQAVRQRIGAFAAQYHLPAVYIDQGWPKLGALMAYNTNDAANYRRAATYVDRILKGANVQDLPIEQPTTFDFVVNLNTARNLGLTVPKDVLAQASQIIE; encoded by the coding sequence GTGATTGGCCTGAGCGGGATGCAACCCATTGGCCCGACCGATTCTCGCGCGGTTCGCGCACGGAGCGCGCTCGCCGCCCTCCTCTGCGTCGTCCTGCCCTTGAGCGCGGCGTGCGCGCCGGCCATTCCGCTCCCAGGCGCGTGGGCCGCGCCGGAATCGCCGCCGCGCGTGTATCGCGTGGCCGTGATGACCCTGGGGGGACCGGTGTGGGATGGCTGGACGGAGGGGTTCCGCGATGGGATGCGCGATCTCGGCTATGTCGAGGGTCGGGACCTGGTCGTCGAGGACGTTCCCGCGGACTCCGAGGACGTGCAGACTACGCTGGCGACAATCGCGCGACTCCGACTTGAGGGTGTGGATGCCATTGTTTCCGCGGTGCTACCCCACCACCTTTCTGTCGTTGCCGCGGCAGCGGCACCCATTCCCATGGTGGAGCCCCTCCTCAACACGCCGAACGTCGGCGCGCCTCCCATCACCAGCTATGCGCACCCTGGCGGCAATCTCACCGGCATCATCGCCATCGACGTTGCCCAGCACGCGCGACGATTGCAGCTCCTGAAGCAGGTCGCTCCCGCCGTCACTCGCGTCATCGTCCTGACACCATGGGACCGGCCGGACGACCTTCCGGGCTGGAGGGAGATCGCGGACATGGCCCGGTTTCTCCACGTAGACGTGGAGCGCGTGCAGCCGACCGGTCCCGACGACATCGAGCCTGCCCTGGAAGGGGCCGTCGAGCGGGGGGCCGATGGCCTGCTCCAGTATCAGGGGAATCCATTTGGGGATCAGGCTGTCCGTCAGCGAATCGGCGCCTTCGCGGCGCAATACCATCTGCCGGCGGTGTACATCGATCAGGGCTGGCCCAAGCTGGGCGCCTTGATGGCCTACAACACGAACGACGCGGCCAACTATCGCCGCGCGGCGACGTACGTGGATCGAATACTCAAAGGAGCCAACGTGCAGGACCTGCCCATCGAGCAGCCAACCACCTTCGACTTCGTCGTCAACCTGAACACTGCGCGCAATCTGGGCCTCACCGTGCCCAAGGACGTCCTTGCGCAAGCTTCACAGATCATCGAGTAG